The Microterricola viridarii genome segment TCACCCAGCTGGCGCTCTGGCTGATCTGGGTCGCCGTCGTCAGCATCCTCATCTCGGTCGCGGCGCTCGTTCTGCTCTACATTCCGAGCTCGAACGCGTACTTCCGCTCCGACACCTGAAACACCGGCCCTGCCCGTCGGCGTGTTCCGCGCAGAGCGAGCCGGCACTCGCCGGCCCGCCCCGCGGAGACCGGCTAGGCGGCCGGCAGCAGGTTCTGCGCGAAGAAGTCGGCGAGCTCTGCGGATGCCGTCAACGGCAGCACCGTCGCCACGTACTGATCGGGGCGCACCACCACGACGGCTCCGGACCGGCTGATGCCGCGCTGTTCGAAGATGTCGTCGCCCTCCAGCGTGCTGTAGACCTTCTCGTAGTCGGTCAGCCCGAACGGGCCCGTCTTCGGCAGGAACGTGGCCGGAACCTGGTCCATGTCGAACTCGGTGTGCGGCTGCTGGTAGACCACCTTCACGTCGAAGACTGCGTCGATGTCGCCGCCTTCCGGCGTGTGCACGCGCAGCGGCGACTCCGGTGCGGTGCTCAGCCATTCGGCCCACGCGGCGAGGTCAGAGTTGGTGCCCGGCGCCGCGGCATCCGCGAAGGCATAGACGCGCCAGCGCCCGTCGGAGCGGTGGTGGTGGCCGAGCTGCACCGGGTTCGTGTCGCAGACCCGCACGACCGGTGACGACTTGAAACGCTTGCCGATCGGGAACCCGGTGGCGAGCTCCTGGTGGCTGGCCTCGCCGATCAGCATCGACGGCGTGTACTGCGTCATGAAGCCGGACGGGAACTCGGCGGTGCGGGTGTAGAAGTCTTCGAGCTCGGTCGGGTCGTCGAGGTCTTCCGGCCGCGTCGCCATCAGGGTGGACCACTGCTTGTCGAAGTCGATGAGGTTCTTGGCGATCACCTGGCGCTCGGCCGAGTAGGTGCTGAGCAGGCTCTCCGGGCTGCGGCCGTCGAGCACGTAGCCGAGTTTCCAGCCGATGTTGAGGCCGTCCTGCATCGAGACGTTCATGCCCTGGCCGGCCTTGGCGCTGTGGGTGTGGCACGCGTCACCGGTGATGAAGACGCGCGGCGTGCGCGTACCGAGCTCCTCGGGCAGCACGTCGTCGAAGCGGTCGGTGAGGCGGTGGCCTACCTCGTAGACGCTGTGCCACGGCACGTTCTTCACATCGAGCGTGTACGGGTGCATGATCGCGTTGGCCTGGGCGATGATCTGCTCGATCGTCGTCTTGCGCACGTCGCCGTTGTCGTCATCCGCGACCTCGCCGAGGTCGACGTACATGCGGAACAGCTGGCCGCCCTCGCGCGGGATCAGCAGGATGTTGCCGTGCTCCTCCGACTGGATCGCGCACTTGGTGCGGATGTCGGGAAAGTCGGTGACCGCGAGCACGTCCATGACGCCCCAGGCGTGCATGGCTTGGTCGCCGCGCAGGGAGCAGCCGATCGAGTCGCGCACCGCGCTGCGGGCGCCGTCGGCACCGACGACGTACTTGGCGTGGACGATCTTCTCCTGTCCCGCCAACTCGCCGGTGGTGTGCCGCAGCGTGACCGTGACGGGGTACTCCCCCGCCTTCGTGTCTTCGAGGCCGACGAACTCGTAGCCGTAGTCCGGCTTCATGCGCGTCGGCGAGTTCGCCATGTACTCGGTGAAGTAGTCGAGCACGCGGGCCTGGTTGACGATCAGGTGCGGGAACTCGCTGATGCCGGCGGGGTCATCGACGGCGCGGGCGGTGCGCACGATGTTCTCCCGGTTGTTGACGTCGGGCTTCCAGAACGCCATCTCGGTGATGCGGTAGGCCTCGGCGATGATCCGCTCGGCGAAGCCGAAGGCCTGGAAGGTCTCGACGCTGCGGGCCTGAATACCGTCGGCCTGGCCGATCGGCAGGCGCCCGCCTCGGCGCTCGATGATGCGGGTCGTGACGTTGGGGAACATCGAGAGTTGCGCCGCTGCGACCACACCGGCCGGGCCCGTGCCGACGATGAGCACGTCGACAGTGTCTGGCAGCTCGTCCGGGCGGTCGACGCCGACCCCCGCAACCGGCTGCACTCGCGGGTCGGTGGACACGTATCCGTGGTGGTGGAACTGCACGGGCTTCCTCACTTCTCTGTGTGGTGACTCTTCTGTGTGATGCAACTGCACTGTTCGATAATCGAACACATGGTTCGCATATCGCTCTAGTGATCATATGACCAGCGCTCCTGAGATACAACTGAGCGCGCGCGGCAGCACTCGGCTTACGAATGGTTAGCGACTTACTGCTGCTTTGCGCTGACGAGATCGGACCAGCAAGCTGGGAGCGTGGACAACAACTATGGGCATCCCCTTCGCTTCGGGCTCGCGTTGCAGCCGGGCGCCGAACCCGCCGACCTGCTTGATCAGGCAGCGCTCGCAGAGAAACTGGGTTATGACCTCGTGTCGGTCACTGATTGCTCCGAACAGGCGGCCCCTGGCCTGGACGCCTGGAGCCTCGCCTCGTGGCTGGCCGGGAGCACCGAGCGCATCGGCATCGCTCCCGTCGTCGAGCTCGGCCGACACAACCCGGCGGTGCTCGGCCGGGCGACAGCGAGCCTCGACTTACTCGCCGCGGGCCGGCTCGAGCTCGGTCTGAGCGCAGAGGATTCAGAGGCGCTCGGCGAGGCCATCGACATCCTGCGCAGCGTCTGGGCCGGCGCCGGCAGGTCCACCCTCCGCTACAGCGGCGCGCACTACGAGCTGAACGGCGCCTCCGGCGGGCCGCTGCCCGCCCACAGGATTCCGATCCGCATTGCCGGCGAGAGCCCCGCACTCCTCAAACTCGCCGGGGGCAGCGCCGACGGCTGGCTCCTGCGCCAGCCGACCGGCGAGGCACTCCTGGACGCGGGCAACGCCATGCTCGATGCCGCGGCTCGAGACGCCGGCCGCGACCCCCGCGAGATCCGCCGTGTGCTTGAGGTCGCGGCTCCCGAGAACCTGTCCGGCGATGCGGCCAGCGCCGACTGGGTGGCGGGGCTGCTGCCGCTCGTGCGCGATCAGGGCATCGGCGACATCCTGCTGCGGAGCGCTGACCCGGCCGTCATCCGCCGTTTCATCACCGAGGTTGCCCCCGCCCTGCGTGAGGCGGCCGACGCCGCGATCCCCGGCCTCTCCACGGCCTCGGCCGTGCGCCCGGCGGCGGCCCTGGCCCGCCGCGTCGCTGGCATCGACTACGAATCCGTGCCGAGCGCGCTCGGCGCGATCGAGCCGGGCGACCACGACTACGCCGCCGTGCACTCCACCTACATGCGCGGCGGGCAGCCCGGCCTGGTGCTGCGCCCACGCACCGTCGAGCAGGTGAAGGATGCCGTCGCCTTCGCCCGCCGCCACCCCGACGTGCCGCTCGGTATCCGCAGTGCCGGGCACGGAATCAGCGGCCGCTCGACCAACCAGGGCGGCATCGTCATCGACGTCTCCGCCCTCAACACGATCGAGATCCTCGACCCCGAGAAGCGACTCGTGCGCATCGGCCCCGGCGCACGCTGGGGCGAAGTCGCCTCCGCACTGGACCCGCACGGCTGGGCGATCAGCTCCGGCGACTACGGCGGGGTGGGCGTCGGCGGGCTCGCCACCGCCGGCGGAATCGGCTTCCTCGGCCGCGCGAACGGCCTCACCATCGACCACCTCCGCGCCGTCGAGCTGGTGCTCGCCGACGGCAGCCACGTGCGCGCCAGCGCCGATGAGAACGCCGACCTGTTCTGGGCAATGCGCGGCGCGGGCTCCAACTTCGGCATCGCCACCGCCTTCGAGTTCGAGGCTGCCGAGGTGCCCGGCGTCGGCTGGGCCCAGCTCGTGCTCGATGCCAGCGACACCGCCGCCTTCCTGGAGAAGTGGGGCGCGACGCTCGAGGCCTCGCCGCTCGACACCACCAGCTTCGTCGTCATCGGCGGCGCTCGGCCCGGCGAGCCCGTGCTGGCCCGCATCTTCGCCATGGTCGATTCGGTCGACCCCGACACGATCATCAGCCGTCTGCAGCCCTTCGCCGACATCTCGCCCATGTACCAGCAGTCGGTGCAGCTGCTCAGCTACGGCGAGGCGCTGATGCCGGCCCAGGGCGACGCGAACGAGGGCAGTGGCGAGGTGAACAGCCGCTCCGGCCTGCTCGAGCACATCACCCCAGAGTTCGCCCAGGCCGCAGCCCGGCTGCTGGCCAGCGGGGCCAGCTACTTCTTCCAGATCCGGGCGACGGGCGGAGCGGCATCCGTCGTCGACCCCGACGACACCGCCTACGCCCACCGGGCCGCCAACTTCTCGGTGGCCGCCATGGGCTCCAACCCGGACCGGTTGGACCGCGGCTGGGCCGAGCTGGAGCCCTTCTTCGATGGGCTCTACCTGAGCTTCGACAGCAGCCTGAACCCGCGGCGCATCCACGATGCGTTCCCGCCGCAGACTCTGGCCAGACTGCGGGCTCTCAAGGCGGAGTACGACCCGTCGCACCTGTTCACAGACAACTTTGCGATCGAAGCTGCCGCATCCGAACCAGCCGCCACCACCACGAGGAGCGCACGATGACTGACTACGGGCACGACCTGCAGTTCGGGGTGTTCATCACCCCCACGAACAAGCCAGCCATGCACGCCGTCGACCTCGCTGTCGTCGCGGACCGCGCCGGTCTCGACCTGGCCTCGTTCCAGGACCACCCCTACCAGCCGCGCTTCCTCGACACGTGGACGCTGCTCTCCTTCGTTGTCGCGCGCACCGAGAAGATCCACCTGACCGGCAACGTGATCAACCTGCCGCTGCGGCACCCCGCGCTGCTCGCCCGCAGCGCGGCCAGCCTCGATCTGCTGAGCGGCGGCCGGGTCGAGCTCGGCCTGGGCGCCGGCGGCTTCTGGGACGCCATCGAGGCGATGGGCGGCAGCCGGCTCACCCCCGGCCAGTCGATCGAGGCGCTCGAAGAGGGCATCCAGATCATGCGCGACATCTGGGACACCGAGCAGAAGGGCGGCGTGCATTTCGGGGGCACCCACTACACCGTGGACGGCGCCAAGCGCGGGCCGGCCCCCGCACATGACATCGGCATCTGGGTGGGCGCATACAAGCCGCGCATCCTGCGGATGACCGGGCGGGCCGGCGACGGCTGGCTTCCGTCGCTCGGCTACCTGAAGGGCGGCCCGGCCGAGCTCACAGCGATGAATGCGCTCATTGACGAGGGGGCGGATGCCGCCGGCCGCGACCCCCGCGCGATCCGCCGCCTGCTCAACATCGGCGGCAGCTTCGCGCCGGCAAACAGCGGGCTCCTGCAGGGCCCGCCGTCGCAGTGGGTCAGCGAACTCACGGACATCGCGCTGGCGTATGGCATCTCCGGGTTCATCCTGGCCGCCGACGACGCCGGGCTGATCGAGCGCTATGCCCACGAGGTTGCGCCCGCCGTGCGCGAGGCGGTGGCGCGCGAGCGCGGCTAGTCGCCGGCATCGAGATGGCAGTTGAGCGTGTTCCCCGGCATCCGAACCACGCTCAACGGCGATTTCGACGGTTGGCTTCGGTCGTTGGCTCGGGTCGTTGGCTCCGGTCGTTGCCGCTCCCTCGAGCCAACGGGGAGGACGAGCAGTTCACGGCATACTCCCGAGCAAATCAGAGCCGGACTTCCCACAACGGGACTAATGTCGCGCTCATGTCCCGGATCGAATCCGAACCCGTCCAGCCCGTCCCCCCAACAGTGCCCCACTCCCGACGCTGGTGGACGCTCGCCGTCGTCGCGCTCGCGCAGCTGATGGTCGTACTGGATGCGACGGTGGTGAACATTGCCTTGCCGTCCGCCCAGGCCGAACTCGGCTTCACGGACGGCGAGAGGCAATGGGTCGTCACCGCCTACTCGCTCGCCTTCGGCAGCCTGCTTCTGCTCGGCGGCAGGCTCTCCGACCTGATCGGCCGCAAGCGCACCTTCCTCATCGGTCTGGTCGGATTCGCCACGGCCTCCGCCCTGGGCGGTGCGGCGCAGAGCTTCGAGTGGCTCGTCGGAGCGCGCGCACTGCAAGGCGCATTCGGTGCGCTGCTCGCGCCGACCGCCCTGGCCGTGCTGACGACGACCTTCACCATTCCGAAGGAGCGCTCGCGCGCCTTCGGCGTGTTCGGGGCCATCGCCGGTGCCGGCGGCGCCATCGGCCTGCTCCTCGGCGGCTTCCTCACCGAATACCTCGACTGGCGGTGGAGCCTGTACATCAACGTGTTCATTGCAATCGTCGCGTTTGCCGGTGCCCTCGTCTTTGTCAGCACAGTCGCTCGCACGGGGCCCAGGCCGAAACTCGATATCCCCGGCACCGTGCTCGCCTCCGGCGCCCTGTTCTTACTCGTCTACGGCTTCTCCAACGCCGAGAGCGACGGGTGGGGGTCCCCCTCGTGCTGGCTGATGCTCGTGGGATCGGGCATTCTGCTGATCGCCTTCGTGCTCTGGCAACGACGCGCCGCGCACCCGCTTCTCCCCCTCGCCATCGTGCTTGACCGCAATCGAGGCGCGTCTTACCTCTCCGTGGTCATCGCGGGTGCCTGCATGTTCGGCGTATTCCTTTTCGTCACCTACTACCTGCAGACGGGCCTGCACTTCACCCCGGTTCAGACGGGTGTCGCCTTCCTGCCGATGATCGCCATGCTGGTGCTCGCCGCCCAATTGTCAACAAACATCTTCCTGCCGCGTTTCGGCCCGAAGGTGCTGGTTCCACTCGGAATGGTGCTCGGGATGATCGGCATGATCTACCTCACCCACCTCACTTTGGAGAGCACATACGCCGCCGACATCCTGCCGCCATTGGCGATCATCGGTCTCGGAATGGGAACCATCATGCCCGCGTCGATCCAGACGGCGACCCTCGGCGTCAACCGGGACTTCGCTGGTGTGGCCTCCGCCACGGTGAACACCAGTCAGCAGGTCGGCGGCTCCATCGGTACGGCGCTGCTGAACACGCTGGCCGCCACGGCCGCGACCAGCTACGTCTCCGCACACCTGCCTGCATCGCCAGAGGTCATCGCCGAGGCTGCCTTGCACAGCTACTCGGTCGCGTACTGGTGGGCGGCTGGCTTCTTCGCCTTCGGCGCGGTGCTCTCGGCTCTGCTGTTCCGCCGTGTCGGGCATGGTCTCTCGGTGGCACATGCCCGCTCCACCGCACCCGCCACCGCCATGGAGGCGCCGCAGGCCTAGCCGCACAGCCGGTCTGACCGCTCAGGCCTCGCTCTGCAGCGGCAGGCTGCGCACACTCTCGAAGCGCCGCGGGGCACCGCTCAGCGGGTCGGTGAAGCCGACCGCGCTGGCCAGCAGCTGCAGCGGGGTGCTGAAATCGTCGATGGCGACGGGACGCACCTCCGGGTAGAGCGGGTCGCCGCTGATCGGCACGCCGAGCCCCCACAGGTGCATGCGCAGCTGATGGGTGCGCCCGGTGCGCGGGCTCAGCCGGTACACCGCCTCACCGCCTCTCACACTCTGCAGCTCGATCAGCGACTCGGCGTTCGCCGCGGCATCCGGAATCACCTCTGCCTGCATCGTGCCGCGCCGCTTGCCCAGGTGGTTGCGCACGGTGGCGGGCAGCTCGAGCTCCGGCCGGTGTGCTGCGAGAGCCAGGTAGGTCTTGCTCACCTCGCCGCGCTGGAACATGGTCTGGTAGGCGCCCCGCCAGCGTTTCTCCGTGGCCATGATCAGCAGGCCGGAGGTCACCCGGTCCAGGCGGTGCAGCGGCGAGAGCTCCGGCAGGCCCAACTCGTCGCGCAACCGCACCACGACGCTCTGCTGCACGTGCTTGCCGCGCGGGATCGTGGAAAGGAACGCGGGCTTGTCGATCACGACGAGCTGTTCGTCGCGGTGCACCACGTGGATCGGGCCGGGCACTGGCGCCTCATCGGCCAGGTCGCGGTGGAACCAGACGAAGGTGTGCGGCCGGTACGGGTCGCTGCCGACGGCCGGCACGCCGCCCTCGTAGACGATGCGCTGCTCGGCGAGGAAGGCCGGCACGTCGATGAACTCGGAGAGCCGCTCGTGCAGCCAGGCGCCCATGCTCGGCCACGGGTCCGGCCGGCTTCGATCGAGATCGGGGGTGCGCATCCACGCGGCATCCAGCCCCAGTCGTTGCGGCAGCGGGGAACGTGGGGGCATCGAACGATCTTACGTCGGCGCGCGGGCGGGGCGTTGCCGCACCGGATGCCGCGGAGTACCGTTGTTGCCACTCACGGGGCGGCCCTGGGGGTGTGCGTGCGCCGCCCGACGCGCAAACCCTGCAGCAGATGAGGTGCGAGATGACGCACATGGACCTGACCCCCTCAGACCTGGCTCCCTGGGGTGCCCTTGACGGCGAGTACATCCTGCCCGGCCAGGCCGGGTACGAGCGGGCGCGGCTGATCTGGAACGGCATGTTCGACAAACGACCGGCCGTCATCATCCGCTGCGCCAGCCCCCACGATGTGGGCATCGGCGTCGCCCTGGCGCGGGAGAAGGGGCTCCCCCTGGCCGTGCGCGGCGGCGGGCACAGTGCCGCAGGGCACAGCACCGTCGATGACGGAGTGGTGCTCGATCTGGCACCGCTGCACGAGGTGGCGATCGACCTCGACCGCGGCATCGTGGCCGTCGGCGGCGGCGCCACGTGGGGCCAGGTCGACGCCCTCACCCAGGAACACGGGCTCGCCGTGCCGGGCGGCGTCTACTCGAAGACCGGCGTCGGCGGCCTGACCTTGGCCGGCGGCTACGGCTGGATCCGCAACACCTGCGGTTTCAGTTGCGCCAGCCTCGTCGGCGCTGAACTGGTGACGGCGGATTCCGCCGTGGTGCACACCGATTCCGAGCACGAACCTGAGCTGCTCTGGGCGTTGCGCGGCGGCGGCGGCAACGTCGGCGTCGTCACCCGGTTTGAGTTCGCGATGCACCCGGTCGGTCCAGAGGTGTACTTCCTGTTTGTGTTCCACGACGGCCGCGACGGCGGGATCCCGCGCGCCCTCCGCCTATTCCGGGAGTTCTGCGCGCAGGCGCCGAACGAGGCCAGCGCGCTGGCCTTCGCCGGGCTGGTGCCGGAGGGGGCGGACGGTTTCGCGCCAGAGACCTTCGGCCGGCCGTTCACGGCGTTCGGCGGCGTCTTCGTCGGCGACCCGGCCGTCGGCGCGAAGGCGTTCCGCCCGCTGCACGAGTTCGGAGAGCCGCTGTTCGACGGCTCCGGTGTGACGAGCTACGTGCAGGTGCAGCAGGCGTTCGACGCGGACTACCCACCCGGTGACCGGCACTACTGGAAGTCGGTGCAGGTGGAGCGGCTCGGTGATGAGGTGATCGCGCTCATCGCCGAGGCGGCCGTGCGGCCGGCATCCGATCTCAGCACGATTGATGTCTGGCACCTCGGCGGTCACACCCACGACTCGATCGAGGGCGCCATGCCGGTCACCTCGGCGTCGTTCCTGATCAGCCCGGAAGCGAACTGGACGGAGCCAGGCGGGGATGAGGCGAACATCGCATGGGCACGCGGCCTGGTCGCCGCGTTGCACCCGTTCTCGAATGGTGTGCGCTACCTGAACTTCGCCGGGTTCCAAGAAGAGGGCGACGAGCTGATGCGCAGCTCGCTCGGCCCCAACTATCAGCGCTTGGCAGAGATCAAGGCCCGCTGGGATCCGCAGAACCTGTTCCGGCTCAATCAGAACGTGCCGCCGGCCCGCGGCTGAGCCGGGCTCTGCACAGCCAACACGATAAGGTCGAGGCCAGCATGAACGAGATCAGAATCGGCCTCTACCGGCACTACAAGGGCGCACTGTATGACGTCATCGGCGTCGCCCGTCACTCCGAGACGGAGGAGGCGCTCGTCGTGTACTCGCCGCTCGTCGGCGACAGCGGGCTGTGGGTGCGCCCACTGGCCATGTTCGTCGAGACGGTGCAGGTCGATGGCGAAGACGTCCCCCGCTTCGCCCCGGTCGACCCGCCCGCCGCCACCTAGACGGTGACCGTGACCTCGTGAATCTCGTCGGCCGGGTGGCCGGTGCGCTCGTGGATGCGCCGGACGGCATCCGCTGACGGGCCCTCCGAGAGGCAGAATGCCCGGCCCGTCACCGGATCGGCCCAGGCCTTCTTGAACTTCACGTGCTCGTCGTCTTGAATGGCGACATCTGCGTTGTGCGCGGCCAACAGATCTGCCGGCGTGATGCCCTTCATGTTGTGGTGGACATCCATGAACTCAGTCATGATCTAGCTTCTTCCCTGAAGATGAACGCAGCGTTCGCTAGACGTTCGCCTCATGGTACGCCTGCCTCGTGGCGATGGCATGGGAGGGTCCCCGGGCCGGTCGACCGGCTTTGTCAGTCGGACGACGGGCGCTGGCGCTGCTTCTTCGTCTCAGAGCGTTGGCTCTTCGCGGCGAGGCGGCGGCGGTCGGAGCCGCGGGTGGCCTTCGTCGCCCGCCGGTGGGGAGCATCGGGGGCGAGGGCTGTCGCGAGGAGGTCGACGAGCTTGCGCCGCGCGATCTCGCGGTTGCGCAACTGCGAGCGCTGCTCGGCGGCCGTCACCGTGACCACCCCGCCGATGAGCCGGGAACCGAGCCGCTCCTGCAGGCGCTGCCGTTGGCTGTCCGAGAGCGCGGCGGAATCCGTCACGCTCCAGAACAGCTCGACGCGGCTGTCCGAGGTGTTCACATGCTGGCCGCCCGGGCCGGAGGAGCGCGAGAACCGCCAGCCGAGTTCCGTCGCCGGAATCGTCAGTGCAGCCGTCACCTCAAGGTCCATGCATCAAGCATGCACGCTTGCGGCGCGGCCGGCGGCCACCGCGTGCAGCCGACGCACGGTCAGTTCTTGCGTGTGCGCCACGCCCGCCATGCGCCGGTGCTCCACAGCGCCCAGAGCACGAGCAGCGGCTGGAACAGCAGGCGGATGCCGCGTGCCCTGTCCGTGTCCAAGCCGAACGCGTCGCTGTGCGTCACGTACTGCGAGATGTTGCCGGGGAACACCGCTACGAAGAACGCGGCCACCACCCAGCCAACGCTCACCCGCCGTTTGCGCAACAGCAGAAGTGCCAGGCCGAGGGAGATCTCGACGGCACCGGATGCCAGCACGACGGCGTCTTTGCTGGCCGGCAGCCAGTCGGGCACCTGCGCGGTGAACTCCTGCCGGGCGAACGTCAGGTGGCTGACCCCGGCGAACACCAGGAACACCCCCAGGGCGACACGGCCGATGGTGCGCGGAATGGTGGAACGTTGTGACACTGTCGCCCGTGGCTCAGTCATGTTCGGACAGTAACACGCGCGCCCCACGTCACGGCGGTTAGCCGTGCGCGGCGACCTCCAGCACCAGTACCAGCACGCCGAGCAGCGCCAGGGCGAGGAGGACGGCGAGTTGCTGCCAGCGGCCGATCGAGGTGCGACG includes the following:
- a CDS encoding FAD-binding monooxygenase, whose translation is MQFHHHGYVSTDPRVQPVAGVGVDRPDELPDTVDVLIVGTGPAGVVAAAQLSMFPNVTTRIIERRGGRLPIGQADGIQARSVETFQAFGFAERIIAEAYRITEMAFWKPDVNNRENIVRTARAVDDPAGISEFPHLIVNQARVLDYFTEYMANSPTRMKPDYGYEFVGLEDTKAGEYPVTVTLRHTTGELAGQEKIVHAKYVVGADGARSAVRDSIGCSLRGDQAMHAWGVMDVLAVTDFPDIRTKCAIQSEEHGNILLIPREGGQLFRMYVDLGEVADDDNGDVRKTTIEQIIAQANAIMHPYTLDVKNVPWHSVYEVGHRLTDRFDDVLPEELGTRTPRVFITGDACHTHSAKAGQGMNVSMQDGLNIGWKLGYVLDGRSPESLLSTYSAERQVIAKNLIDFDKQWSTLMATRPEDLDDPTELEDFYTRTAEFPSGFMTQYTPSMLIGEASHQELATGFPIGKRFKSSPVVRVCDTNPVQLGHHHRSDGRWRVYAFADAAAPGTNSDLAAWAEWLSTAPESPLRVHTPEGGDIDAVFDVKVVYQQPHTEFDMDQVPATFLPKTGPFGLTDYEKVYSTLEGDDIFEQRGISRSGAVVVVRPDQYVATVLPLTASAELADFFAQNLLPAA
- a CDS encoding LLM class flavin-dependent oxidoreductase; translated protein: MDNNYGHPLRFGLALQPGAEPADLLDQAALAEKLGYDLVSVTDCSEQAAPGLDAWSLASWLAGSTERIGIAPVVELGRHNPAVLGRATASLDLLAAGRLELGLSAEDSEALGEAIDILRSVWAGAGRSTLRYSGAHYELNGASGGPLPAHRIPIRIAGESPALLKLAGGSADGWLLRQPTGEALLDAGNAMLDAAARDAGRDPREIRRVLEVAAPENLSGDAASADWVAGLLPLVRDQGIGDILLRSADPAVIRRFITEVAPALREAADAAIPGLSTASAVRPAAALARRVAGIDYESVPSALGAIEPGDHDYAAVHSTYMRGGQPGLVLRPRTVEQVKDAVAFARRHPDVPLGIRSAGHGISGRSTNQGGIVIDVSALNTIEILDPEKRLVRIGPGARWGEVASALDPHGWAISSGDYGGVGVGGLATAGGIGFLGRANGLTIDHLRAVELVLADGSHVRASADENADLFWAMRGAGSNFGIATAFEFEAAEVPGVGWAQLVLDASDTAAFLEKWGATLEASPLDTTSFVVIGGARPGEPVLARIFAMVDSVDPDTIISRLQPFADISPMYQQSVQLLSYGEALMPAQGDANEGSGEVNSRSGLLEHITPEFAQAAARLLASGASYFFQIRATGGAASVVDPDDTAYAHRAANFSVAAMGSNPDRLDRGWAELEPFFDGLYLSFDSSLNPRRIHDAFPPQTLARLRALKAEYDPSHLFTDNFAIEAAASEPAATTTRSAR
- a CDS encoding LLM class flavin-dependent oxidoreductase encodes the protein MTDYGHDLQFGVFITPTNKPAMHAVDLAVVADRAGLDLASFQDHPYQPRFLDTWTLLSFVVARTEKIHLTGNVINLPLRHPALLARSAASLDLLSGGRVELGLGAGGFWDAIEAMGGSRLTPGQSIEALEEGIQIMRDIWDTEQKGGVHFGGTHYTVDGAKRGPAPAHDIGIWVGAYKPRILRMTGRAGDGWLPSLGYLKGGPAELTAMNALIDEGADAAGRDPRAIRRLLNIGGSFAPANSGLLQGPPSQWVSELTDIALAYGISGFILAADDAGLIERYAHEVAPAVREAVARERG
- a CDS encoding MFS transporter — protein: MPHSRRWWTLAVVALAQLMVVLDATVVNIALPSAQAELGFTDGERQWVVTAYSLAFGSLLLLGGRLSDLIGRKRTFLIGLVGFATASALGGAAQSFEWLVGARALQGAFGALLAPTALAVLTTTFTIPKERSRAFGVFGAIAGAGGAIGLLLGGFLTEYLDWRWSLYINVFIAIVAFAGALVFVSTVARTGPRPKLDIPGTVLASGALFLLVYGFSNAESDGWGSPSCWLMLVGSGILLIAFVLWQRRAAHPLLPLAIVLDRNRGASYLSVVIAGACMFGVFLFVTYYLQTGLHFTPVQTGVAFLPMIAMLVLAAQLSTNIFLPRFGPKVLVPLGMVLGMIGMIYLTHLTLESTYAADILPPLAIIGLGMGTIMPASIQTATLGVNRDFAGVASATVNTSQQVGGSIGTALLNTLAATAATSYVSAHLPASPEVIAEAALHSYSVAYWWAAGFFAFGAVLSALLFRRVGHGLSVAHARSTAPATAMEAPQA
- a CDS encoding pseudouridine synthase, which encodes MPPRSPLPQRLGLDAAWMRTPDLDRSRPDPWPSMGAWLHERLSEFIDVPAFLAEQRIVYEGGVPAVGSDPYRPHTFVWFHRDLADEAPVPGPIHVVHRDEQLVVIDKPAFLSTIPRGKHVQQSVVVRLRDELGLPELSPLHRLDRVTSGLLIMATEKRWRGAYQTMFQRGEVSKTYLALAAHRPELELPATVRNHLGKRRGTMQAEVIPDAAANAESLIELQSVRGGEAVYRLSPRTGRTHQLRMHLWGLGVPISGDPLYPEVRPVAIDDFSTPLQLLASAVGFTDPLSGAPRRFESVRSLPLQSEA
- a CDS encoding FAD-binding oxidoreductase, which produces MTHMDLTPSDLAPWGALDGEYILPGQAGYERARLIWNGMFDKRPAVIIRCASPHDVGIGVALAREKGLPLAVRGGGHSAAGHSTVDDGVVLDLAPLHEVAIDLDRGIVAVGGGATWGQVDALTQEHGLAVPGGVYSKTGVGGLTLAGGYGWIRNTCGFSCASLVGAELVTADSAVVHTDSEHEPELLWALRGGGGNVGVVTRFEFAMHPVGPEVYFLFVFHDGRDGGIPRALRLFREFCAQAPNEASALAFAGLVPEGADGFAPETFGRPFTAFGGVFVGDPAVGAKAFRPLHEFGEPLFDGSGVTSYVQVQQAFDADYPPGDRHYWKSVQVERLGDEVIALIAEAAVRPASDLSTIDVWHLGGHTHDSIEGAMPVTSASFLISPEANWTEPGGDEANIAWARGLVAALHPFSNGVRYLNFAGFQEEGDELMRSSLGPNYQRLAEIKARWDPQNLFRLNQNVPPARG
- a CDS encoding DUF1653 domain-containing protein, giving the protein MNEIRIGLYRHYKGALYDVIGVARHSETEEALVVYSPLVGDSGLWVRPLAMFVETVQVDGEDVPRFAPVDPPAAT
- a CDS encoding SCO4226 family nickel-binding protein, which codes for MTEFMDVHHNMKGITPADLLAAHNADVAIQDDEHVKFKKAWADPVTGRAFCLSEGPSADAVRRIHERTGHPADEIHEVTVTV
- the arfB gene encoding alternative ribosome rescue aminoacyl-tRNA hydrolase ArfB, whose protein sequence is MDLEVTAALTIPATELGWRFSRSSGPGGQHVNTSDSRVELFWSVTDSAALSDSQRQRLQERLGSRLIGGVVTVTAAEQRSQLRNREIARRKLVDLLATALAPDAPHRRATKATRGSDRRRLAAKSQRSETKKQRQRPSSD
- a CDS encoding DoxX family protein, coding for MTEPRATVSQRSTIPRTIGRVALGVFLVFAGVSHLTFARQEFTAQVPDWLPASKDAVVLASGAVEISLGLALLLLRKRRVSVGWVVAAFFVAVFPGNISQYVTHSDAFGLDTDRARGIRLLFQPLLVLWALWSTGAWRAWRTRKN